In Amyelois transitella isolate CPQ chromosome 5, ilAmyTran1.1, whole genome shotgun sequence, one DNA window encodes the following:
- the LOC106142375 gene encoding E3 ubiquitin-protein ligase RNF34 codes for MLLRRGAYSKMPCESCAVQFSVFRRKRACCECERYYCSGCLRRGGGAMCAPCRVLSTRPLSRQTIAHLKVRDLQCFLHRQNVSTRGCVEKEELVSLCVAHVNSAAYRRRGSRAGASPFSTLKGFTNNINVLINNAFDLRTATPAPPPPSSNCYNSSHSHPSPAAHNASNGNNGAPPARERFTTRPGGEEDITVPVPAMSRSASGDSAPPAGRRDTDDCFEVEDLGWEFVARPADPLPDDSDVLIAENELSVSMSVSGARRAASELELRPAADDAADSGSLQDEPVIGHSSSVPKQITLESLASEQQLEELNVKQLKELLSRNRVEFRGCLERAELLQRARTLYRHHMRHRDDVDSLPLEECCKICMAAPLECVLLECGHMAACTACSRQLAECPICRQYVVRAVRVFRS; via the exons ATGTTATTACGGCGAGGAGCCTACAGTAAAATGCCTTGCGAAAGTTGTGCAGTTCAGTTTAGTGTGTTTAGGCGGAAGCGGGCTTGTTGTGAATGCGAACGCTACTACTGCAGCGGCTGCTTgaggcgcggcggcggcgccaTGTGCGCCCCTTGCCGGGTACTCTCCACTAGGCCCCTGTCTCGCCAAACAATAGCCCACCTGAAAGTGCGCGACCTACAATGCTTCCTACATCGCCAGAATGTTTCCACGAGGGGCTGCGTCG AAAAAGAAGAGTTGGTGAGCCTCTGCGTGGCGCACGTGAACAGCGCCGCGTACCGCCGCCGCGGCTCGCGCGCCGGCGCCTCCCCGTTCAGCACGCTGAAGGGGTTCACCAACAACATCAACGTGCTGATCAACAACGCCTTCGACCTGCGCACAGCCACGCCCGCCCCGCCACCTCCTTCTA GCAACTGCTACAACTCGTCCCATTCGCACCCGTCGCCCGCCGCCCACAACGCGAGCAATGGCAATAATGGTGCGCCCCCCGCCAGGGAGCGGTTCACCACCAGACCCG GCGGCGAGGAAGACATCACAGTGCCGGTGCCGGCGATGTCGCGCAGCGCGTCCGGCGACAGCGCGCCGCCGGCGGGGCGCCGCGACACCGACGACTGCTTCGAGGTGGAGGACCTCGGCTGGGAGTTCGTGGCGCGCCCCGCCGACCCGCTGCCCGACG ACTCTGACGTGTTAATAGCGGAGAACGAGCTGAGCGTCTCCATGAGCGTGTCGGGCGCGCGGCGCGCCGCCAGCGAGCTGGAGCTGCGGCCCGCGGCGGACGACGCGGCCGACAGCGGCAGTCTGCAGGATGAACCTGTCATAGGGCACAGCTCTA GTGTCCCGAAGCAGATCACGCTGGAGAGCCTCGCGTCGGAGCAGCAGCTGGAGGAGCTGAACGTGAAGCAGCTGAAGGAGCTGCTGAGCCGGAACCGCGTGGAGTTCCGCGGCTGCCTGGAGCGCGCCGAGCTGCTGCAGCGCGCGCGCACGCTCTACCGCCACCACATGCGGCACCGGGACG ACGTAGACAGCTTGCCGCTGGAGGAGTGCTGCAAGATCTGCATGGCGGCGCCGCTGGAGTGCGTGCTGCTGGAGTGCGGGCACATGGCCGCCTGCACCGCCTGCTCGCGGCAGCTGGCCGAGTGCCCCATCTGCAG GCAGTATGTGGTCCGCGCCGTCAGGGTGTTCCGCTCCTGA